A single genomic interval of Phocoenobacter uteri harbors:
- a CDS encoding phosphatidylglycerophosphatase A family protein gives MKPINLKNPIHFLAFGFGSGLIKPAPGTWGSIAGMILAILLWNLTASPVFFIGLSIISFIAGCYICEKTSQDLGVHDDGRIVWDEIVGIFLIFAFLPQHDTLFYILTFITFRIFDILKPFPIGFIDKKLKGGLGIMVDDILASVYAIIVLYFLYFGLHLADLI, from the coding sequence ATCTTAAAAATCCCATTCACTTCCTTGCATTTGGCTTTGGATCTGGCTTAATCAAACCAGCACCAGGTACGTGGGGATCTATTGCTGGAATGATTCTTGCAATTTTATTGTGGAATTTGACCGCTTCACCAGTATTTTTCATAGGGCTTTCTATTATTTCCTTTATCGCTGGTTGCTACATTTGTGAAAAAACGAGCCAAGATCTAGGGGTTCACGATGATGGGCGTATTGTTTGGGACGAAATTGTTGGGATCTTTTTAATTTTTGCATTTTTACCACAACACGATACTTTATTTTATATATTAACTTTTATCACATTCCGCATTTTTGATATTCTCAAACCTTTCCCAATCGGCTTTATTGATAAAAAGCTAAAAGGTGGTTTGGGTATTATGGTTGATGATATTCTAGCGTCAGTTTATGCAATTATTGTGCTTTATTTCTTATATTTTGGGTTGCATTTAGCTGATCTGATATAG
- a CDS encoding ATP-binding cassette domain-containing protein, whose translation MSSLLEVRSLSKCFVEHTALFRNKKNYVVNEISFTLEKGETLTIIGENGSGKSTLVKMIAGVIKPTSGEIRFLDHLLTFGDYKFRAKHIRMLFQDPNNAFDPNHNIGQILDSSLKLATDLNEAQRNQKIFQTLELVGMHPEHALMPINEASSNQKQRVAFARALILDPDIIVIDDTLSTLDFSLRIQIINLMLKLQQRNAISYIYVGQHLGIAKHISDKILVMQHGKMLEYGNTKEVLLNPQSPFMNRLIDSHFGKKLTEESWANIE comes from the coding sequence ATGAGTTCATTGCTAGAAGTGAGAAGCCTGAGTAAATGCTTTGTTGAGCATACTGCATTGTTTCGTAACAAAAAAAATTATGTAGTTAATGAAATTTCATTCACTCTTGAAAAAGGCGAAACCTTAACAATTATTGGCGAAAATGGTTCTGGGAAATCTACCTTAGTGAAAATGATCGCAGGGGTAATCAAGCCAACGTCTGGCGAAATCCGATTTTTAGATCACTTACTCACTTTTGGTGATTATAAATTCCGAGCGAAGCATATTCGAATGCTATTTCAGGATCCAAATAATGCATTTGATCCTAATCACAATATCGGACAAATATTAGATTCATCACTCAAACTCGCTACAGATCTTAATGAAGCACAGCGTAATCAAAAAATATTTCAAACATTAGAGCTTGTCGGAATGCACCCTGAACACGCCTTAATGCCAATCAATGAAGCATCAAGTAATCAAAAACAACGAGTTGCCTTCGCTCGTGCCTTGATTTTAGATCCTGACATTATTGTAATCGATGATACCCTAAGTACCCTTGATTTCTCATTACGAATTCAAATTATTAACCTAATGCTTAAATTACAACAAAGAAACGCGATTTCTTATATTTATGTGGGACAACATCTCGGCATTGCTAAGCATATTTCCGATAAAATTTTAGTTATGCAACACGGCAAAATGCTTGAATATGGCAATACCAAAGAAGTTTTGCTGAACCCTCAATCCCCTTTTATGAACCGTTTGATTGACAGCCATTTTGGTAAAAAATTAACGGAAGAATCTTGGGCGAATATTGAATAA
- the fbaA gene encoding class II fructose-bisphosphate aldolase, translating into MAKLLDIVKPGVVTGDDVQKVFAFAKEHNFAIPAVNCVGSDSVNVVLETAARVNSPVIVQFSNGGSSFYAGKGIKPTSGQRPDVLGAIAGAKHVHTLAEEYGVPVILHTDHCAKKLLPWIDGLLDAGEKHFAETGKPLFSSHMIDLSEEPMNENMAICRDYLARMDKMGMTLEIEIGITGGEEDGVDNSDVDESELYTKPSEVLYVYDQLSEISPRFTIAAAFGNVHGVYKPGNVKLKPSILGESQKFVSAERNLPEKSLDFVFHGGSGSSREEIREAISYGAIKMNIDTDTQWAAWDGILGFYKANEAYLQAQLGNPEGPDAPNKKYYDPRVWLRKMEESMSKRLEQSFEDLNCVNVL; encoded by the coding sequence TAAATTATTAGACATCGTAAAACCAGGCGTTGTAACAGGCGATGACGTACAAAAAGTTTTTGCATTTGCAAAAGAACACAACTTTGCAATCCCAGCAGTAAACTGTGTAGGTTCTGATTCTGTAAACGTGGTTTTAGAAACAGCTGCTCGTGTAAACTCGCCAGTAATTGTTCAGTTCTCAAACGGTGGTTCATCTTTCTACGCAGGTAAAGGAATCAAACCAACAAGTGGTCAACGCCCAGATGTTTTAGGTGCGATTGCAGGTGCAAAACACGTTCATACCTTAGCTGAAGAGTACGGTGTACCAGTAATTTTACATACAGACCACTGTGCGAAAAAATTACTTCCTTGGATCGACGGTTTATTAGACGCTGGCGAAAAACACTTCGCTGAAACAGGGAAACCATTATTCTCATCTCATATGATCGATCTTTCAGAAGAGCCAATGAATGAAAATATGGCAATCTGTCGTGATTACTTAGCACGTATGGATAAAATGGGTATGACCCTTGAAATCGAAATCGGTATTACAGGTGGAGAAGAAGACGGTGTGGATAATTCAGATGTTGATGAATCAGAATTATATACAAAACCATCAGAAGTACTTTACGTTTACGATCAATTAAGCGAAATCAGTCCACGTTTCACTATCGCGGCGGCATTCGGTAACGTTCACGGTGTTTATAAACCAGGTAATGTTAAATTAAAACCATCTATCTTAGGTGAGTCACAAAAATTCGTTTCAGCTGAGCGTAATCTTCCTGAAAAATCATTAGATTTCGTATTCCACGGTGGTTCAGGTTCATCTCGTGAAGAAATCCGTGAAGCAATCAGCTACGGTGCAATCAAAATGAACATCGATACTGATACACAATGGGCAGCTTGGGATGGTATCTTAGGTTTCTACAAAGCAAACGAAGCTTACCTTCAAGCACAATTAGGTAACCCAGAAGGTCCTGACGCACCAAACAAAAAATACTACGATCCACGTGTTTGGTTACGTAAAATGGAAGAATCTATGTCTAAACGCTTAGAGCAATCTTTCGAAGACTTAAACTGTGTAAACGTTCTATAA